Proteins from one Syngnathus scovelli strain Florida chromosome 9, RoL_Ssco_1.2, whole genome shotgun sequence genomic window:
- the cyth2 gene encoding cytohesin-2: MTVDSEIFMPKSKAPKMDDLDYIPVDLSPEERSELEDIRRRKGVLLLEIQRLREELREAILEVEGLEASTEGSKTLQKNRHVAMGRKKFNMDPKKGIVFLVENELLRHTPEDIAQFLYKGEGLNKTAIGDYLGERDDFNIKVLQAFVDLHEFTDLNLVQALRQFLWSFRLPGEAQKIDRMMEAFAQRYCRCNPGVFQSTDTCYVLSFAIIMLNTSLHNPNVRDKPGLERFISMNRGINDGGDLPEDLLRNLYESIKNEPFKIPEDDGNDLTHTFFNPDREGWLLKLGGRVKTWKRRWFILTDNCLYYFEYTTDKEPRGIIPLENLSIREVEDPRKPNCFELYIPNNRGQLIKACKTEADGRVVEGNHMVYRISAPTPEEKDEWIHSIKSAVSVDPFYEMLAARKKRISLKKKEEQP; this comes from the exons TAAAAGCAAAGCGCCGAAAATGGATGACTTGGACTACA TCCCAGTAGACCTGAGCCCAGAGGAGCGCTCGGAGCTGGAGGACATCCGCAGGAGGAAGGGGGTCCTGCTGCTGGAGATTCAAAGGCTCCGTGAGGAGCTCAGGGAGGCCATTTTGGAGGTGGAAGGGCTTGAGGCCAGCACGGAGGGCAG TAAAACCCTTCAGAAAAATAGGCATGTTGCAATGGGAAGGAAGAAATTTAACATGGATCCCAAAAAG GGCATCGTATTTCTTGTGGAGAACGAGCTGCTCAgacacactccggaggacatcgCTCAGTTCCTTTACAAAGGAGAAGGCCTCAACAAGACGGCCATCGGCGATTACCTCGGGGAAAG GGACGACTTCAACATCAAAGTCCTCCAGGCTTTCGTTGACCTGCACGAGTTCACAGATCTTAACCTGGTCCAGGCCCTCAG GCAATTTTTGTGGAGTTTCCGTCTGCCCGGTGAAGCCCAGAAGATTGACAGAATGATGGAAGCCTTTGCTCAGAGATATTGTCGTTGTAACCCCGGCGTCTTCCAGAGCACTG ACACGTGTTACGTGCTGTCGTTCGCCATCATCATGCTTAATACCAGCCTCCACAACCCCAACGTGAGGGACAAACCGGGCCTGGAGCGCTTCATCTCCATGAACCGCGGCATCAACGACGGAGGGGACCTGCCCGAGGACCTGCTGCGA AACCTGTACGAAAGCATTAAAAATGAGCCCTTTAAGATCCCTGAGGACGACGGCAACGACCTGACGCACACCTTCTTCAACCCTGACAGAGAGGGCTGGCTGCTTAAACTCG GGGGACGAGTGAAAACCTGGAAGAGGCGATGGTTCATCCTCACGGACAACTGTCTCTACTACTTTGAATACACAACA GACAAAGAACCTCGAGGCATCATCCCCTTGGAGAACCTCAGCATCCGGGAGGTGGAGGACCCACGCAAACCT AACTGCTTCGAGTTGTACATCCCCAACAACCGCGGTCAGCTGATCAAGGCGTGCAAGACTGAAGCGGACGGCCGGGTGGTGGAGGGGAACCACATGGTGTACCGCATCTCCGCCCCCACGCCCGAGGAGAAGGATGAGTGGATCCACAGTATCAA ATCTGCAGTCAGCGTGGACCCATTCTATGAAATGCTCGCCGCCAGGAAGAAACGTATATCGCTGAAGAAGAAAGAAGAGCAGCCCTAG